One part of the Triplophysa rosa linkage group LG5, Trosa_1v2, whole genome shotgun sequence genome encodes these proteins:
- the LOC130554544 gene encoding palmdelphin-like isoform X4 — MEEAELLKERLQAITNKKKIQEEIAQKRLEIDREKLKLQHVKKSSMRDLWLLDGVNSNNTQTQKALDDAQQTKVLKSNIHRIEKEIEALEREEMNISTNEGLILKRLKAIEKSPEEIIKAVNAEFISEPIHIDSTIPNILKPKTLLSNQRKKLDLHAEAKNDPAKPALLAMEINVQKDLRTGETQVISTSTISPQELQQRGIKVYDDGRKTVYALRTDGSQPGANGVDELSPVEVEELIRQASEKKKRSNRVQAEASHPYSLSHELQSSPCQAHRESHQSNGCQDPYSVELSAWPELMYSDSVHYPEDHRVPLLPMSNYNDRSEEYFHTSYSHELYRKERHAFGQYRDPRENHRGTLNSDIKNHRPDSACSEDSKLSILNAVPSDEPITMIFMGYQNAEEDSQDYEGSVRAELVIIGEALHMDEETGPNCIVSNMHNRWNSHSGNSRNLV, encoded by the exons ATGGAGGAAGCAGAACTGTTAAAGGAGCGTCTTCAAGCCATTACA aataagaaaaaaatcCAGGAGGAAATTGCCCAGAAACGACTTGAGATTGACAGAGAGAAACTGAAGCTTCAGCATGTCAAA AAAAGTTCCATGAGAGATCTGTGGCTCTTGGATGGGGTGAACAGTaataatacacaaacacagaaagcTCTTGATGATGCACAACAAACCAAAGTCCTTAAGAGCAACATACATAG AATAGAGAAGGAGATTGAAGCATTGGAAAGAGAAGAAATGAATATATCAACAAATGAGGGGCTGATTCTAAAGAGGCTAAAAGCCATTGAAAAGTCTCCAGAGGAAATAATTAAG GCAGTGAATGCAGAATTCATATCAG AGCCAATCCATATTGATTCGACAATTCCAAATATACTAAAGCCCAAAACACTATTATCAAATCAGAGGAAGAAACTAGACCTGCATGCAGAAGCCAAAAATGACCCAGCCAAACCTG CATTGTTAGCCATGGAAATTAATGTTCAGAAGGACCTGCGCACGGGTGAGACCCAAGTCATATCCACTTCCACCATTTCTCCCCAAGAGCTTCAGCAGAGAGGCATCAAGGTCTATGACGATGGCCGGAAAACCGTCTACGCCCTGCGCACAGATGGCAGCCAGCCTGGTGCAAATGGAGTGGACGAACTCAGTCCCGTGGAGGTGGAGGAACTGATCAGACAGGCCTCTGAAAAAAAGAAGAGATCCAATCGAGTGCAGGCGGAAGCGTCACATCCCTACAGCCTTTCCCATGAACTACAGTCATCCCCTTGCCAGGCACATAGAGAGAGCCACCAATCCAATGGATGTCAGGATCCCTACAGTGTAGAACTGTCTGCGTGGCCTGAACTTATGTACAGCGACAGCGTACATTACCCAGAGGACCATAGAGTTCCTCTCTTGCCCATGTCCAATTACAATGACAGATCAGAAGAGTATTTTCACACCAGCTACAGTCATGAGTTATATAGAAAGGAAAGACATGCGTTTGGACAGTATCGCGACCCGAGAGAGAACCACAGAGGAACCCTGAATTCTGACATCAAAAACCACAGGCCCGACTCGGCATGCTCTGAGGACTCCAAGCTCAGCATCCTGAACGCCGTGCCATCGGATGAACCCATCACTATGATCTTCATGGGCTACCAGAATGCAGAGGAGGACAGCCAGGACTATGAAGGCTCTGTCCGGGCAGAGCTGGTGATTATTGGAGAAG CACTACATATGGATGAAGAAACTGGGCCAAACTGTATAGTATCCAACATGCACAATCGCTGGAACTCACACTCTGGAAACTCCAGGAATCTTGTATGA
- the LOC130554544 gene encoding palmdelphin-like isoform X3 → MEEAELLKERLQAITNKKKIQEEIAQKRLEIDREKLKLQHVKKSSMRDLWLLDGVNSNNTQTQKALDDAQQTKVLKSNIHRIEKEIEALEREEMNISTNEGLILKRLKAIEKSPEEIIKAVNAEFISEPIHIDSTIPNILKPKTLLSNQRKKLDLHAEAKNDPAKPALLAMEINVQKDLRTGETQVISTSTISPQELQQRGIKVYDDGRKTVYALRTDGSQPGANGVDELSPVEVEELIRQASEKKKRSNRVQAEASHPYSLSHELQSSPCQAHRESHQSNGCQDPYSVELSAWPELMYSDSVHYPEDHRVPLLPMSNYNDRSEEYFHTSYSHELYRKERHAFGQYRDPRENHRGTLNSDIKNHRPDSACSEDSKLSILNAVPSDEPITMIFMGYQNAEEDSQDYEGSVRAELVIIGEGEYDTSKGFHTNQNTNVNNACPYRAVGQGDGLKVDGTENPSATALHMDEETGPNCIVSNMHNRWNSHSGNSRNLV, encoded by the exons ATGGAGGAAGCAGAACTGTTAAAGGAGCGTCTTCAAGCCATTACA aataagaaaaaaatcCAGGAGGAAATTGCCCAGAAACGACTTGAGATTGACAGAGAGAAACTGAAGCTTCAGCATGTCAAA AAAAGTTCCATGAGAGATCTGTGGCTCTTGGATGGGGTGAACAGTaataatacacaaacacagaaagcTCTTGATGATGCACAACAAACCAAAGTCCTTAAGAGCAACATACATAG AATAGAGAAGGAGATTGAAGCATTGGAAAGAGAAGAAATGAATATATCAACAAATGAGGGGCTGATTCTAAAGAGGCTAAAAGCCATTGAAAAGTCTCCAGAGGAAATAATTAAG GCAGTGAATGCAGAATTCATATCAG AGCCAATCCATATTGATTCGACAATTCCAAATATACTAAAGCCCAAAACACTATTATCAAATCAGAGGAAGAAACTAGACCTGCATGCAGAAGCCAAAAATGACCCAGCCAAACCTG CATTGTTAGCCATGGAAATTAATGTTCAGAAGGACCTGCGCACGGGTGAGACCCAAGTCATATCCACTTCCACCATTTCTCCCCAAGAGCTTCAGCAGAGAGGCATCAAGGTCTATGACGATGGCCGGAAAACCGTCTACGCCCTGCGCACAGATGGCAGCCAGCCTGGTGCAAATGGAGTGGACGAACTCAGTCCCGTGGAGGTGGAGGAACTGATCAGACAGGCCTCTGAAAAAAAGAAGAGATCCAATCGAGTGCAGGCGGAAGCGTCACATCCCTACAGCCTTTCCCATGAACTACAGTCATCCCCTTGCCAGGCACATAGAGAGAGCCACCAATCCAATGGATGTCAGGATCCCTACAGTGTAGAACTGTCTGCGTGGCCTGAACTTATGTACAGCGACAGCGTACATTACCCAGAGGACCATAGAGTTCCTCTCTTGCCCATGTCCAATTACAATGACAGATCAGAAGAGTATTTTCACACCAGCTACAGTCATGAGTTATATAGAAAGGAAAGACATGCGTTTGGACAGTATCGCGACCCGAGAGAGAACCACAGAGGAACCCTGAATTCTGACATCAAAAACCACAGGCCCGACTCGGCATGCTCTGAGGACTCCAAGCTCAGCATCCTGAACGCCGTGCCATCGGATGAACCCATCACTATGATCTTCATGGGCTACCAGAATGCAGAGGAGGACAGCCAGGACTATGAAGGCTCTGTCCGGGCAGAGCTGGTGATTATTGGAGAAGGTGAATATGACACAAGCAAGGGTTTTCACACCAATCAGAACACCAACGTCAACAATGCCTGCCCCTACCGGGCTGTAGGACAGGGGGACGGATTGAAGGTAGATGGCACAGAGAACCCGTCAGCTACAG CACTACATATGGATGAAGAAACTGGGCCAAACTGTATAGTATCCAACATGCACAATCGCTGGAACTCACACTCTGGAAACTCCAGGAATCTTGTATGA